GGTGACACTATCATCACTTTCGACCTAGCGCTTCTAGAAGAAAAAGCAAAATCAACTCTTACTCCAGTTGTTATCTCTAACATGGACGAAATCAAAGAGCTGAACAAACTTGCTGGTTCTGTAACTGTAGGTGAAACTCCAGTTCTGAAAGTGACTAAGTAATCTCTACTTAGCATTTCAAAAGTTCAAAAAGCGCAGCCTCAGGGCTGCGTTTTTTGTTGTCTAGAAAAACTACCCTAACAAAGACAGAGCAGTGCTAGTATTTTGATTTGCCTGTGCAAACAGTGTTGACGTAGCACGTTCAAGCATCTGAGATTTGGTTAGCTCTGTAGTAAGCTTGGCGTAATCGGTATCTTTGATTTGCCCTTCTGAATCCGCAATACGATGAAAAGTGTTGTTAAGACTATTCATCGTACGGCTAACCCCGTTCTGAAAACCACCGATTTCACTACGATGCCCGTCTACATAATTCAATGAGGCATCAATTACCGCTACACCAACTTGTGCCCCACCTACGGTCGTCATGTCCACATCATCTAACGATATCGCTTCAGTATCACCAAAATTAAAGGTGTTCGCTGCGCTTCCCGAAATGCCAAAACCTTGAGGTGCATCAGCATGAGCCGTAAACAACTGCAACTGATGATCTTCGTTTACCGAGGCTCTGACCACATCCTGTTGCCCATTAATGTACGTAGCAACCTGATAGATATCATCCCCTTCTTTAAGCCGAACATCGAGCGCCTGAGCCTCGTCATTGCTATCTTGATAGCGAATAGTTAACCCTTGATTATGAGAAGAGACTCGCCAATTCTTGTCGACGTCACTGTTTGCTTCTGCAAACTGCCCGCCCATCTGTGGAATGTTGGTGTACATACTCTTAAGCGTGAGCGAGACTGCGTTCGAATCAGGGCCAAGGTTGAAATTACGCTTTCCAAAAGAGCCATCAAATAACTCATCCCCTGCAAACGTCGTTGACGATGCGATACGATCGAGGTCGTTAATCAGCATTTTTGATTCAATCTGAATACTTTCGCGTTCGTCTCGACTCAACGCACCATTGGAAGCCTGTAATCCAAGGTCGCGGAGTTTTTGAAGCATATTCGTGCTTTCATGCAAAGCACCTTCAGCCGTTTGTGCAATAGAATCCGCATTGGTCGCATTCGACAAAGCAGCATCAATCCCTCGGGTTTGAGCTTTAAGTCGATTGGCTATTTGCAGGCCCGCTGCATCATCGCTACCTGCATTGATACGAGAACCCGATTGCAATTTTGATTGCGCCTCAACGGATTGGCTTTGAGCATCACCAAGATGCCGTTGAGCGATTGAGGAAGATATGTTTGTGTGTATCGAAACCATTTAGTTGTATTCCGTTTAACTAGGTTCACCCCAGCTCACCGCTTGTGTCGTTCTTTCAACATCCATTGCATACAGCTGAATGATACAACTCATAACATCAATACAATTTATCATTCGGTAAGTTTTACTCATAAAAAGAAAGCTAGGTGTTTTACCACCTAGCTTTCAGTCTTAACTTTATTTTGTATTAGCCAAGTAGACTCAGTGCTGCGTTCGGTGCTTGCTTCGCTTGCGCAAGAATCGAGCTAGACGCTTGAGAAAGAATTTGCGACTTAGTCATTTGCGTCGTCTCTTTCGCGAAGTCTGTGTCTTTAATTCGGCTCTTAGATGCATTTACGTTTTCGTTGATGTTATCTAAGTTGTTGATAGCGTGGTCGAAGCGGTTTTGGAATGCACCCAATTCTGCACGGTGGCTATCTACGTATTTTAGTGCTGCATCAATGATAGCTACTGATTCTTGAGCGCCACCTACCGATGTTACGTCGATGGTATCAACCGTTACTTCTTTACCACCTTGAATACCAAGCTCACCCGCAAGACCACCAGAGAAGTCTACCTTGCCTTCTACTTTGTTGTTACCTGCGAACATTTGTAGCTTGCCATCTTCCATTACAGACGCTTTCACAGAGTCTTGTTGACCGTTGATGTAAGTCGCTAGCTCTTCGATGTCATCACCCGCTTTTGCATTGATGTTGATCTCTTGAGCTTGACCAAAGTTATCTGTGAACGTCATTTTCAGGTCGTTAGAGCCCTCTTGAACGTTCCAGTTTTTGTCTTTTGCGTTCTCAGTTTGGTAGCTCTGACCACCCATTTGGTCGTTGTCTGAACGCATGTCTTTCAACTCAAGCATCACGGCTTCACCGTTGTCTGCGCCGATTTGGAAAGACTGAGTACCGTATGTACCGTTCAGAAGTTTGTTACCACCGAAAGAGGTCGTTTCTGCGATACGGTTCAGCTCGTCGTTCAGTGCTGTTACTTCTTCTTGAATTGCTACACGCTCAGCTTTGGAGTTTGAGCCATTCGCCGATTGTAGAGAAAGATCACGCATACGTTGCAGGATGTTTGTCGTCTCGTTCATTGCACCTTCAGCGGTTTGAGCAATCGAGATACCGTCATTCGCGTTACGTACCGCTACGTCTAGACCGCGGCTTTGTACGTTCAAACGGTTAGAAATTTGTAGACCTGCTGCGTCATCTTTTGCACTGTTGATTTTAGAGCCAGAAGATAGACGCTCCATAGAGGTCTGCTGAGCGCTGTTTGCGTTGTTTAGGTAACGTTGCGCAGTCATCGCTGAAACGTTGGTATTTACATTCACTGCCATGGTGATTTCTCCAATTGATTTTCCGGTGTTGCGGTTTCCGACGTCTCGGAAAACCAAGTAGTTCTCTCAAAGTTACTTTTAATAACGGCGCTTAGTCTGAAACCTTTAGAGAAAAAACGAGAAAATTCAGAAATAAATTCGGTTGAATGAAGAAACGTGACCAGAGGTGTAAATATAAGAAAAAACAGAAAAAAATACTAAAGTTGTAAAATGTGTGGCCGATGAGCGTAACAATTTATCCCAATAGCGTTAACGCTAAATTGGGCGCCTGTTTAGCTTGAGCCAAAATAGTGGTACTTACCTGCTGCAAGATTTGCTGCTTGATCATCTGCGTAGTCTCTTTGGCATAATCGGTATCTTTAATACGACTGTTTGAGGTCGCCAAGTTCTCGTGTACATTTTGTAGATTATTAATCGCGTGATCAAAGCGGTTTTGCATCGCCCCCAACTCAGAGCGATGACTGTCTACGTACTTCATCGCTGTATCAAGAATAGATACTGCTCGCTGAGCACCACCAGCACTGGTTACATCAATATCATTGACCGACTCATAGCGACCTGAAGACATGGATAACTCATCCGCTAAAGCACCCGAAAAGGAGATTGTTCCTGACGTTTGCTCGCCCGCCATGTAGATTTGTAGCTGCCCATCTTCATTGACCGATGCAGACACTTGGTCTGTTTGGCCGTTGATGTAAGTCGCAAGCTGCTCAATATCATCTCCCGCCTTGGCATTGATCGAGATGGATTGAGATTGCCCAAAGCGATCGGTAAACGACATATTGAACTCAGTATTACCTGAACTCACCGCCCAACGCTTATCAGCCATACCATTGGCAACATAGCTAAATCCGCCCATGTCGATACCATCTGTTCGCATACTTTTTAGGCCAACTTGTACCGCCTCACCAGAACTACCGCCTATTTGGAAGGCGGTGTTACCAAAACTGCCATTCAACAGCTTCTTACCACCAAATGAGGTGGTTTCGGCAATTCGGTTCAGCTCGTCATTAAGAGCAGTAATCTCTTCCTGGATAGCAATTCGTTCCGATTTACTGTTCGAACCATTCGCTGACTGCAAAGAAAGATCACGCATGCGTTGCATGATATTGGTGGTCTCATTCATCGCACCCTCTGCGGTCTGCATAATAGAGATACCGTCGTTAGCGTTTCTAACCGCAACGTCAATACCGCTCATTTGCGCTTCAAGTCGATTTGATATTTGTAGACCAGCGGCATCATCCTTGGCGCTATTAATACGGTTACCAGAAGCCAATCTCTCCAAAGATTGGTTCAACATGTTGCTGGCATTAGAGAGATTTCTCTGTGCCACCAGTGCTGAAACATTGGTATTTACCGTAATCGCCATAGATATTCGCTCAACCGTTGGGAGGTAATAAAGTCAATCGTTGCTTCTGTATCGACCAAGTATGCTAACTCTTTAATCAAA
The Vibrio pelagius genome window above contains:
- a CDS encoding flagellin; this encodes MVSIHTNISSSIAQRHLGDAQSQSVEAQSKLQSGSRINAGSDDAAGLQIANRLKAQTRGIDAALSNATNADSIAQTAEGALHESTNMLQKLRDLGLQASNGALSRDERESIQIESKMLINDLDRIASSTTFAGDELFDGSFGKRNFNLGPDSNAVSLTLKSMYTNIPQMGGQFAEANSDVDKNWRVSSHNQGLTIRYQDSNDEAQALDVRLKEGDDIYQVATYINGQQDVVRASVNEDHQLQLFTAHADAPQGFGISGSAANTFNFGDTEAISLDDVDMTTVGGAQVGVAVIDASLNYVDGHRSEIGGFQNGVSRTMNSLNNTFHRIADSEGQIKDTDYAKLTTELTKSQMLERATSTLFAQANQNTSTALSLLG
- a CDS encoding flagellin; the encoded protein is MAVNVNTNVSAMTAQRYLNNANSAQQTSMERLSSGSKINSAKDDAAGLQISNRLNVQSRGLDVAVRNANDGISIAQTAEGAMNETTNILQRMRDLSLQSANGSNSKAERVAIQEEVTALNDELNRIAETTSFGGNKLLNGTYGTQSFQIGADNGEAVMLELKDMRSDNDQMGGQSYQTENAKDKNWNVQEGSNDLKMTFTDNFGQAQEININAKAGDDIEELATYINGQQDSVKASVMEDGKLQMFAGNNKVEGKVDFSGGLAGELGIQGGKEVTVDTIDVTSVGGAQESVAIIDAALKYVDSHRAELGAFQNRFDHAINNLDNINENVNASKSRIKDTDFAKETTQMTKSQILSQASSSILAQAKQAPNAALSLLG
- a CDS encoding flagellin, producing MAITVNTNVSALVAQRNLSNASNMLNQSLERLASGNRINSAKDDAAGLQISNRLEAQMSGIDVAVRNANDGISIMQTAEGAMNETTNIMQRMRDLSLQSANGSNSKSERIAIQEEITALNDELNRIAETTSFGGKKLLNGSFGNTAFQIGGSSGEAVQVGLKSMRTDGIDMGGFSYVANGMADKRWAVSSGNTEFNMSFTDRFGQSQSISINAKAGDDIEQLATYINGQTDQVSASVNEDGQLQIYMAGEQTSGTISFSGALADELSMSSGRYESVNDIDVTSAGGAQRAVSILDTAMKYVDSHRSELGAMQNRFDHAINNLQNVHENLATSNSRIKDTDYAKETTQMIKQQILQQVSTTILAQAKQAPNLALTLLG